The proteins below come from a single Patescibacteria group bacterium genomic window:
- a CDS encoding glycosyltransferase family 2 protein: MNRGIDLSIIIVSWNSEKDISACLSSIEKAKQNLNAEVFVVDNSSSDGTVGIVESNFHGVNMIKNSNNAGFAKANNQAISISKGEYVLILNPDTILNENSLTDSIEYMKQNSEIGVLGCAIHNPDGSQQFSVRKFPTLVSQILVLCKLHNFFPNLWPIKKYFALNFDYTKDQVVDQVMGAFMLISRSCLNKVGLLDENFWIWFEDVDYCKRVKNAGLQVVYSPKMSIIHNQSQSFARLFAVKEQKIFNKSLLYYMKKHNGNLAYIILHIYIPISIALSAFVGIFENKSNKLAIK; the protein is encoded by the coding sequence ATGAACAGGGGAATAGATCTATCAATCATCATTGTTTCATGGAACTCTGAAAAAGATATTTCAGCTTGTTTATCATCTATTGAAAAAGCTAAACAAAACCTCAATGCAGAGGTTTTTGTTGTTGATAACAGTTCTTCTGATGGCACTGTTGGTATAGTTGAAAGCAATTTCCACGGAGTTAACATGATTAAAAACAGTAACAATGCGGGCTTTGCAAAAGCAAATAATCAGGCAATTTCGATTTCAAAAGGTGAATATGTTCTTATTCTAAATCCTGACACAATTTTGAATGAAAATTCCTTAACAGATTCTATTGAGTATATGAAACAAAATAGCGAGATTGGAGTGCTCGGTTGCGCAATCCATAATCCGGACGGGTCGCAACAGTTCTCGGTGAGAAAATTTCCCACTTTGGTTTCTCAAATCTTAGTGCTGTGTAAATTACATAATTTTTTTCCCAATTTATGGCCAATAAAAAAATACTTCGCTCTTAATTTCGACTACACGAAAGATCAGGTTGTTGACCAGGTTATGGGCGCATTTATGTTAATCAGCCGATCATGTTTAAACAAGGTTGGTTTGTTAGATGAAAATTTCTGGATTTGGTTTGAAGATGTTGATTACTGCAAACGAGTAAAGAACGCTGGATTACAAGTTGTATATTCTCCAAAGATGTCCATCATTCATAATCAGAGTCAGAGCTTTGCCAGACTATTTGCAGTAAAAGAGCAGAAAATATTTAATAAGAGCCTTCTGTATTATATGAAAAAACATAATGGAAATTTAGCATATATAATTCTGCATATTTATATTCCCATCAGTATTGCATTGTCCGCATTTGTTGGGATTTTTGAAAATAAATCGAATAAATTAGCAATTAAATGA
- a CDS encoding DUF2207 domain-containing protein, with protein sequence MYIKLISVTLSIFAFIFLLTPTIAIGAEFENVTDFSAQIEIHDDSSFSVTETILYDFADQQRHGIFRYIPISYKARGGNYNIRISDISVTNEAGQSYNYETSYPGKNIELKIGDADILITGRHTYIISYTIEKAINYFEDWDELYWNATGNGWEIPIDSAKVKVIFPNSFSEDKLQIKCFAGSDGTDYECDESPEKTVINGTVSDVSFGTNNLFAYEGMTIVVGFPKGLVQEPTASDKFIEYFRDNGILLLPLLVLSLMIYLWRAKGRDPNGKGTIIAQYDAPDNITAAEVGTIIDEKVQLKDISSQIIQFAVNGNLKIVKGEGKTDYSFLRLTEADVLKTEFEKSLFTGIFGDKNSVKLSELKNKFYKVYSDITSKLYKETVNKNYFAKNPRNVRLAYNGLGVTLFLVGFFVGFLGAFYSLSFIISGIIVLIFSMFMPSKTIKGVQAREHILGLKTYLSVAEKDRIKFHNAPEKNPEQFDKLLPYAMVLGVEKQWANQFSDIYNKQPSWYEGPAGSNFTTLYLISSLNSFQTSTNSALVSRPSSASGGGSGFSGGGFSGGGFGGGGGGSW encoded by the coding sequence ATGTATATTAAACTCATCAGTGTTACGCTAAGTATATTTGCATTTATTTTTTTATTGACACCAACTATAGCAATTGGCGCGGAATTTGAAAACGTAACGGATTTTTCCGCGCAGATCGAAATTCATGACGATTCAAGTTTTAGCGTTACTGAAACTATACTTTATGATTTTGCCGATCAGCAAAGACATGGAATTTTTCGTTATATTCCAATCAGTTACAAAGCAAGAGGAGGAAATTACAACATCCGTATATCAGATATTTCAGTTACAAATGAAGCCGGGCAATCATATAATTATGAAACTTCTTACCCCGGAAAAAATATTGAATTAAAAATCGGAGATGCGGACATTCTTATTACCGGAAGACATACATATATAATCAGTTATACCATTGAAAAGGCAATCAACTATTTTGAAGACTGGGATGAGCTGTATTGGAACGCGACTGGCAATGGTTGGGAGATACCGATAGACAGTGCCAAGGTAAAAGTAATTTTCCCTAATTCTTTTTCTGAAGACAAATTGCAAATAAAGTGTTTCGCTGGTTCAGATGGAACTGATTATGAATGCGATGAATCTCCGGAAAAAACAGTAATAAACGGAACTGTTTCGGATGTGTCATTCGGCACAAATAATTTATTTGCTTATGAAGGCATGACTATTGTTGTGGGATTTCCAAAAGGATTAGTACAAGAGCCGACTGCTTCCGACAAATTTATTGAATATTTCAGGGATAACGGGATACTTTTACTGCCACTTCTTGTTTTATCACTGATGATATATTTATGGAGGGCTAAAGGCAGGGATCCCAACGGAAAAGGAACAATAATTGCTCAATATGATGCCCCAGATAATATAACCGCTGCTGAAGTAGGAACAATAATTGACGAAAAAGTTCAGTTAAAAGACATATCGTCGCAAATAATTCAGTTTGCTGTCAATGGAAATCTTAAAATTGTAAAGGGAGAGGGAAAAACTGATTATTCATTTTTACGACTTACCGAAGCGGATGTGCTAAAAACTGAATTTGAAAAAAGCCTGTTCACTGGAATATTTGGCGACAAGAATTCCGTAAAACTTTCCGAATTGAAAAACAAGTTTTATAAGGTTTACAGTGATATTACGAGCAAACTATATAAAGAAACAGTGAATAAAAATTATTTTGCAAAAAATCCGAGGAATGTAAGACTTGCTTATAATGGTTTGGGTGTAACTTTATTTTTAGTTGGTTTCTTTGTCGGATTTTTAGGCGCTTTCTACAGTTTATCATTTATTATATCAGGAATTATTGTTTTGATCTTCAGTATGTTTATGCCGTCTAAAACAATTAAAGGTGTCCAAGCAAGGGAGCATATCCTCGGGTTAAAAACTTATTTATCAGTTGCAGAAAAAGATCGAATCAAATTCCACAATGCGCCGGAAAAAAATCCTGAGCAATTTGATAAATTATTGCCGTACGCCATGGTTCTGGGCGTAGAAAAACAATGGGCAAATCAGTTTTCCGACATCTATAATAAACAACCATCCTGGTACGAAGGTCCAGCCGGTTCAAATTTTACCACGCTTTATTTAATCAGCAGTTTGAACAGTTTCCAAACCAGCACAAACTCAGCGCTTGTTTCAAGACCTTCCTCCGCTTCAGGTGGTGGTAGTGGTTTTTCCGGCGGAGGCTTTTCCGGTGGCGGATTTGGAGGCGGTGGTGGTGGTAGTTGGTAA
- a CDS encoding ABC transporter permease subunit encodes MITIFLRTIKDKRIMLLVYCISALVVAWMYIALFPSMKGMSEDFMKLLEGYPEAFLSMFPISEASFVNIENFLAMENYSFMVPIMMIFLLSSMAGLSIAGEIEKGTAEIILARPVSRVRIFFGRYFAGIFGLVLFSLSATILLPPIAEIYNVDYVFANYVSTFFITALFGWATFSLAMLLSALFSEKSRVYMVLGSVYISMYVIQIISALSDKWSDTKYLSFFYYYDYESAIINNSIDWINVAVFSLFAVITTIIAAYYFKHRDVTI; translated from the coding sequence ATGATTACTATTTTTTTACGAACAATCAAAGATAAAAGAATAATGTTGCTTGTCTACTGTATCTCAGCTTTGGTTGTAGCATGGATGTACATTGCCTTATTCCCATCAATGAAGGGAATGTCTGAGGACTTTATGAAACTGCTAGAGGGATACCCGGAAGCATTTTTATCCATGTTTCCGATCAGCGAGGCAAGCTTTGTTAATATAGAAAATTTTCTGGCAATGGAAAATTACAGTTTTATGGTGCCAATTATGATGATATTTTTATTATCTTCAATGGCCGGTCTAAGTATTGCCGGCGAAATTGAGAAGGGAACTGCGGAGATTATTCTTGCAAGACCGGTTTCAAGAGTGCGAATATTCTTCGGCAGATATTTTGCCGGTATATTCGGACTTGTATTATTCTCTCTTTCAGCAACCATATTACTTCCGCCAATTGCTGAAATATATAATGTTGATTACGTTTTTGCAAACTATGTTTCAACATTTTTTATTACTGCTCTGTTCGGCTGGGCAACTTTCAGTTTGGCGATGCTTTTATCTGCATTGTTTTCGGAAAAAAGCAGAGTGTATATGGTACTTGGAAGTGTGTATATTTCAATGTATGTGATACAAATAATATCGGCATTGAGTGATAAATGGTCAGATACAAAGTATTTGTCATTCTTTTATTACTATGATTACGAATCCGCGATTATTAATAACTCAATAGACTGGATTAATGTTGCGGTATTTTCATTATTTGCAGTCATTACTACTATTATTGCTGCCTATTATTTCAAACACAGGGACGTTACAATCTAA
- a CDS encoding ABC transporter ATP-binding protein encodes MSVIEVNQLSKHFRKNRAVDNISFSVEKGEIFGFLGPNGAGKTTTIRCMMDFIRPTGGNINILGLNAQKDSVQLKKKIGYLSGNLRLYDKWTGQDHVDFVSRLNGGTDIANEIIEKFNFDPSQKVKSLSSGNKQKLGIIMAFMTSPELLIMDEPTNALDPLLQNTMYDLIDEITERGTTVFLSSHNLSEVDRICHKVGIIKNGKMVATESIRNLKDKRLYNVTAYFADDFDKSRFELKGVHIKKEIAGGLILGVKGDLNELVGELSRYNLKDLHIEHASLEEIFIEFYK; translated from the coding sequence ATGAGTGTTATTGAAGTTAATCAGTTATCTAAACATTTTAGGAAAAATAGAGCGGTTGATAATATATCCTTTTCTGTAGAGAAAGGTGAAATTTTCGGTTTTCTCGGACCGAACGGTGCGGGCAAAACAACCACCATCCGATGTATGATGGACTTTATAAGACCGACCGGTGGTAATATAAATATCCTGGGACTGAATGCGCAGAAGGATTCAGTGCAATTAAAGAAAAAAATTGGTTATCTTTCGGGTAATTTGCGCCTCTATGATAAATGGACCGGGCAGGACCACGTAGATTTTGTCAGTAGATTGAATGGCGGTACAGACATTGCGAATGAAATAATAGAAAAATTCAATTTTGATCCCTCTCAAAAAGTGAAATCACTTTCTTCCGGCAATAAGCAGAAGTTAGGAATTATTATGGCTTTCATGACCAGTCCGGAATTACTGATTATGGATGAGCCGACCAATGCACTTGATCCGTTATTACAGAATACAATGTATGATTTGATTGATGAAATCACAGAAAGAGGAACAACCGTATTTTTGTCTTCACACAACCTTTCCGAGGTTGACCGAATTTGCCATAAAGTTGGAATAATTAAAAATGGCAAAATGGTAGCAACTGAAAGCATACGCAATCTGAAAGACAAACGTCTCTACAACGTGACAGCATATTTTGCCGATGATTTTGATAAAAGCAGATTTGAATTGAAGGGCGTACATATAAAAAAGGAAATTGCCGGTGGTTTGATTTTGGGGGTAAAAGGCGATTTAAATGAATTGGTAGGGGAATTGAGCAGGTATAATCTGAAGGATCTGCATATTGAACACGCATCTTTGGAGGAAATATTTATTGAATTTTATAAATAG
- a CDS encoding PD-(D/E)XK nuclease family protein — MSQYYNPIRSKNLFDPNSKIPFNLSRSKIDLFIDCPRCFYLDRKLGVGRPPGFPFNLNSAVDTLLKKEFDLHRAKGTQHPLMKSYGIDAIPFAHQDIDHWRNALRGGVAYLHEPTNFMVKGAIDDLWINSSDELIVVDYKATSKEGEISIDAEWQESYKRQMEIYQWLLRKNGFKVSKTGYFVYCNGKTDREAFDQKLEFEIFLLPYTGNDSWVETAITEAHQCLSTRVLPEANMDCDYCRYRDAAIKVTPVANIRPVETKIVKKKERKHKNGTLF, encoded by the coding sequence GTGTCACAATATTATAACCCCATACGCTCGAAGAATCTGTTCGATCCAAATTCAAAGATTCCGTTTAATCTAAGCCGGTCTAAAATCGATTTGTTTATTGACTGCCCGCGTTGTTTCTACTTGGATCGCAAACTGGGTGTTGGTAGACCACCGGGATTTCCGTTTAACCTGAACTCTGCAGTTGATACACTGCTGAAAAAGGAATTTGATTTGCACCGTGCTAAGGGAACTCAGCATCCATTAATGAAAAGTTATGGGATCGACGCGATACCTTTTGCCCACCAGGATATTGATCACTGGCGTAATGCGTTAAGAGGAGGTGTGGCATATCTTCATGAGCCAACAAACTTCATGGTAAAAGGAGCAATAGATGATTTATGGATTAACTCAAGCGATGAGTTGATCGTTGTTGATTATAAAGCGACATCCAAAGAAGGGGAAATTTCGATTGATGCCGAATGGCAGGAAAGCTATAAACGGCAGATGGAAATATACCAATGGTTATTAAGAAAAAACGGTTTTAAAGTATCTAAGACCGGTTATTTCGTTTATTGTAACGGTAAAACTGACAGGGAGGCATTTGACCAGAAATTAGAATTTGAAATATTCCTTTTGCCATATACAGGTAATGACTCGTGGGTGGAGACAGCGATTACAGAAGCTCACCAGTGTCTATCCACAAGAGTTTTGCCTGAGGCAAATATGGATTGTGATTATTGTCGATATAGAGATGCAGCTATCAAGGTCACTCCAGTTGCAAATATTAGGCCAGTTGAAACTAAAATTGTTAAGAAAAAAGAACGAAAGCACAAAAACGGAACGTTATTTTAG
- a CDS encoding UPF0182 family protein, translated as MGKFQKFVLLAIGILFIVAIILLGGVNLITDWFWFNEVGYQQLFTTPLILKLILGFGTAILVFLVLSLIFTLARKFSPSSRSFNVKINTPQGPKVKLIEAGPIIKKITIPLTIFISIIIGITIANSWETILLYWNRTPFNSVDPLFEKDISYYIFTVPFIRIIIQLFESIIFIGIAGSLLIYFMLGVIQIRGGLKNFFRTGVIHSAKRFISVLFSLLFVLISLKTYLIDIPSLVYSKTGNFVGASYTDVHVAIPVLQISAVIALLVGLILFIHAFKSVTRMMITSIGIYLLTGIVGGWVVPEIVQQFIVLPNEFAKETPYIENNISATQKAYGIDNIEKRDLTGETLLTSKDIEDNKLTIQNIRLWDRDPLLDTFSQLQEIRTYYDFLSVDNDRYTIGGNLRQVLLSARELNTANLPQLNFINEHLTFTHGYGLTLSPVNEVTKEGLPVLYVKDLPPQSSLAETEIANPEIYFGEMPNDYVIVNTDAKEFNYPSGEDNIYSTYSGDGGIKISSIFDKLLFALRFKSSKLFLSNDITSESRLMMYRDIDERVRKLLPFLKFDLDPYLVITENGGLEWIYDAYTTSDLYPYAEKVSDSRLKDVALETSFISSNLNYIRNSVKITINAYTGKTNMYVSDTNDPIIRSYQKIFDGAFKSMDDMPDDLRAHVRYPEDLFAFQTNVYSIYHMEEPQNFYNKEDAWQIPVQPEHDQTDPMMRHMIMKLPGEEKEEYILMLPFTPKDKDNLAAWMVARNDNENYGKIVVYRFPKQKLVYGPNQIINRINQDPEISRQISLWDQRGSEVISGNLLVIPIEESLIYVQPIYLRAEGGKIPELKRVIVAHENKIAMEETLDLALSRIFNDSNEIIPEVSEPVEDTVVITDISLIEQASQLYNAAIEAQKVGDWSIYGTKIKELGEVINQLSQE; from the coding sequence ATGGGAAAATTTCAAAAATTCGTTCTATTGGCAATCGGCATACTTTTCATAGTTGCCATAATTCTTTTAGGTGGTGTAAATTTAATTACTGATTGGTTCTGGTTTAATGAAGTGGGTTATCAGCAACTATTTACAACCCCGCTGATTTTGAAACTAATTTTAGGATTCGGTACGGCAATCCTGGTATTTTTGGTTCTTTCTTTGATTTTTACTTTGGCACGGAAGTTTTCGCCGTCATCCAGGTCATTTAATGTAAAAATTAACACACCACAGGGCCCGAAAGTAAAACTTATTGAGGCGGGTCCGATAATAAAGAAAATAACTATCCCGCTTACTATTTTTATATCAATAATTATTGGGATTACTATTGCAAACAGCTGGGAAACAATTCTTTTATACTGGAACAGAACTCCTTTCAACTCGGTTGACCCGCTGTTTGAGAAAGATATCTCTTATTATATTTTTACGGTTCCGTTTATCCGGATCATTATCCAGTTGTTTGAGTCAATAATATTCATCGGTATTGCAGGTTCTTTGCTGATTTACTTTATGTTGGGAGTAATCCAAATCAGAGGCGGTTTGAAAAACTTTTTCAGAACCGGCGTTATCCATTCGGCAAAAAGATTTATTTCAGTATTGTTTTCACTGTTATTCGTGTTGATTTCTTTAAAAACTTATTTAATTGATATACCGTCATTGGTATATAGTAAAACCGGTAATTTCGTCGGTGCAAGCTATACTGATGTACATGTAGCTATTCCTGTATTGCAAATTTCTGCGGTGATTGCATTACTGGTCGGTTTAATATTGTTCATTCATGCTTTTAAAAGTGTGACCAGAATGATGATTACCAGTATCGGCATATATCTGTTAACCGGAATTGTCGGCGGTTGGGTTGTGCCGGAGATCGTCCAGCAATTTATTGTTTTGCCGAATGAATTTGCAAAAGAAACTCCTTATATTGAAAACAATATAAGTGCAACACAAAAAGCGTATGGCATTGATAATATTGAAAAAAGGGATTTGACCGGTGAAACATTATTAACCAGCAAAGATATTGAAGATAATAAATTAACAATCCAGAATATCCGTTTATGGGACCGCGACCCTCTACTCGATACATTTAGCCAGTTGCAGGAAATAAGGACATACTATGACTTTTTGTCCGTTGATAATGACCGCTATACAATTGGTGGAAACTTAAGACAAGTATTACTTTCTGCCAGGGAACTTAATACAGCCAACCTCCCGCAATTGAATTTTATTAATGAGCATCTGACATTTACTCATGGGTACGGTCTAACACTCAGTCCGGTAAATGAGGTAACCAAGGAAGGCTTGCCGGTTTTATATGTAAAAGACCTCCCGCCGCAATCATCATTAGCAGAAACAGAAATAGCTAATCCGGAAATATACTTCGGTGAAATGCCGAATGACTATGTAATCGTAAATACTGATGCCAAGGAGTTTAATTATCCATCAGGTGAAGATAACATCTACTCAACATACTCAGGGGATGGAGGCATCAAAATATCATCTATTTTTGACAAACTTCTTTTCGCCCTAAGATTTAAATCTTCAAAGCTTTTTCTGTCTAATGATATTACATCCGAATCACGATTAATGATGTATCGGGATATTGATGAACGTGTCAGAAAATTATTGCCGTTTTTGAAATTTGATTTGGATCCGTATCTTGTTATAACTGAAAACGGTGGGTTAGAATGGATTTATGACGCATACACAACAAGTGATTTATATCCATACGCGGAAAAAGTTTCTGATTCCCGGTTAAAAGATGTCGCATTGGAAACATCATTTATTTCGTCCAATTTAAATTACATCAGAAATTCAGTTAAAATTACTATCAATGCCTATACAGGGAAAACCAATATGTATGTCTCAGATACAAATGACCCGATTATCAGGTCATATCAAAAAATATTTGATGGGGCATTTAAATCAATGGATGACATGCCAGATGATTTACGTGCTCATGTGCGTTATCCGGAAGATTTATTCGCGTTTCAAACCAATGTATATTCAATATATCACATGGAAGAACCTCAGAATTTTTACAATAAAGAAGACGCATGGCAGATTCCAGTTCAGCCGGAACATGATCAAACAGATCCGATGATGAGACATATGATAATGAAACTTCCGGGTGAAGAAAAAGAAGAGTACATATTAATGTTGCCTTTTACGCCAAAAGACAAAGATAATCTTGCAGCATGGATGGTCGCTCGAAATGATAATGAAAATTACGGAAAAATTGTTGTTTATCGGTTCCCGAAACAGAAATTGGTTTATGGACCAAACCAGATAATCAACCGGATAAACCAGGATCCTGAAATTTCCAGGCAAATTTCATTGTGGGATCAGCGGGGATCGGAAGTAATTTCAGGAAATCTACTGGTTATTCCCATTGAAGAGTCATTAATCTATGTCCAGCCTATTTATTTGAGAGCAGAAGGCGGAAAAATTCCGGAATTAAAACGGGTAATAGTCGCCCATGAAAATAAAATTGCAATGGAGGAAACACTTGATCTGGCACTGAGCAGAATATTTAACGATAGTAATGAAATAATTCCCGAAGTTAGTGAACCAGTTGAGGATACTGTTGTAATAACAGATATTAGTCTTATCGAACAGGCATCTCAATTATATAATGCTGCTATTGAAGCTCAAAAGGTTGGCGACTGGTCAATATACGGCACAAAAATTAAAGAGCTTGGAGAAGTAATTAATCAACTATCGCAAGAATAA
- a CDS encoding tRNA-dihydrouridine synthase translates to MQNKNISTNFWQGLKRPFLVMAPMDDITDIAYRQIVKLCGKPDVLFTEFVSVDGLCSAGKNRLLHDLKFIKNEKPIVAQVFGSTPENFTKTAVIIDKLGFDGIDINMGCPFKTIEKQGAGAALIKNPALAQKIIEATKKGAGKMPVSVKTRIGYGRDSSKIWIPELLEMNPAALTIHARTQKEKSRVPAHWDIVKEISINIKQRKSKTVLIGNGDVESVEDALSKAETYRADGIMIGRAVMNNPWFFSGRKDTEITREERIDLLLKHALLYEKYFSGIKRFDNLKKFYSSYIANFDESKKLRIKLMKAQNSAEMKKIINDFLGD, encoded by the coding sequence ATGCAAAATAAAAACATTTCAACCAATTTCTGGCAAGGTCTAAAAAGACCATTCTTAGTTATGGCGCCAATGGACGATATTACGGATATTGCCTACAGGCAGATTGTAAAATTGTGCGGTAAGCCTGACGTATTATTCACAGAATTTGTTTCCGTTGACGGATTATGCTCTGCCGGAAAGAATCGTTTATTGCATGATCTGAAATTCATCAAAAATGAAAAACCGATTGTTGCGCAAGTGTTTGGCAGTACTCCGGAAAATTTCACTAAAACTGCAGTTATCATCGATAAACTTGGTTTTGACGGAATTGATATTAATATGGGTTGTCCATTCAAAACAATAGAGAAACAGGGTGCCGGAGCCGCGCTGATTAAAAATCCCGCTTTGGCGCAGAAAATAATTGAGGCAACAAAAAAAGGGGCTGGAAAGATGCCTGTATCTGTTAAAACTAGAATCGGATACGGCAGGGACAGCTCAAAGATTTGGATACCCGAGCTATTGGAAATGAATCCTGCTGCGCTGACAATCCATGCAAGAACACAAAAAGAAAAATCCCGGGTTCCTGCGCATTGGGATATAGTCAAAGAGATTAGCATAAATATCAAACAAAGAAAAAGTAAGACTGTGCTTATCGGGAATGGTGACGTTGAAAGCGTTGAGGATGCTTTATCAAAGGCAGAAACCTATCGTGCAGACGGCATAATGATCGGCAGGGCGGTAATGAATAATCCATGGTTTTTTTCCGGGCGTAAGGATACGGAAATCACACGCGAGGAAAGGATTGATCTGCTTTTAAAACATGCCTTGCTTTATGAAAAATATTTTTCGGGAATAAAGAGGTTCGATAATTTAAAAAAGTTCTATTCTTCATACATTGCCAATTTTGACGAATCAAAAAAACTGCGTATAAAACTTATGAAAGCGCAGAATTCTGCAGAAATGAAAAAAATTATCAATGATTTTCTAGGTGATTGA
- a CDS encoding glycosyltransferase family A protein — MISIIIPTYQHGQALKQCLDSLFAQTYQDFEIIVVNDGSTDNTKIVLEHYKDRIKVINQANSGSNAARNNGSKSAIGDYLLFCDADIIADKNMLEEMKHALDHDQNASYAYSDFMWGAKIFKLYPFNKGELYIKNYIHTNSLIRKNCFPGFDVNIARLQDWDLWLTMLESGYVGTYIPKVLFSVKPRKSGISGWLPSFVYKVPWRKFGIKIKRLDSYEKAEKIIKAKHSIT, encoded by the coding sequence ATGATCAGTATTATCATTCCAACATATCAGCATGGACAAGCACTAAAACAGTGCCTGGACTCTTTATTTGCTCAGACATATCAAGATTTTGAGATAATTGTCGTAAATGACGGCTCGACAGACAATACCAAAATTGTTTTGGAGCATTATAAAGATAGAATTAAAGTAATTAATCAGGCTAATTCCGGATCGAATGCAGCAAGAAATAATGGTTCTAAGTCAGCAATAGGAGATTATCTGCTATTTTGTGATGCTGATATCATTGCCGATAAAAACATGCTTGAAGAGATGAAGCATGCCTTGGATCATGACCAGAACGCATCTTATGCCTATTCAGATTTTATGTGGGGTGCAAAAATATTTAAACTGTATCCCTTTAATAAGGGAGAGTTATATATAAAGAATTATATTCATACAAACTCATTAATCAGAAAAAACTGCTTTCCGGGATTTGATGTAAATATTGCACGGTTACAGGACTGGGATCTCTGGTTAACCATGCTTGAATCAGGGTATGTCGGCACTTATATTCCAAAGGTATTATTTTCTGTAAAACCAAGAAAATCCGGCATCTCCGGTTGGTTGCCTTCATTTGTTTATAAAGTACCCTGGCGGAAATTCGGTATTAAAATAAAAAGATTAGACAGCTATGAAAAGGCAGAAAAGATAATTAAAGCAAAACACTCAATCACCTAG
- a CDS encoding glycosyltransferase family 4 protein, with product MLKTLLITTDFPPKIGGVSEYLSQICSRLPREEITVLTTIESGSDVFDAKQNYNIIRSRFFTTWRIIWPKWLLLLKTVSSIMRNNDYQQILVGQILPVGTVALLINFLFKIPYIVSTHAMDITILESSTRKTWLAKKILNRSTKIVTVSHYTKSKILDLGIQDNRIIIISPGTDILENNSNDSRREISDRYNLSGKRILLTVGRIIERKGHMDVLKALPEIVKHIPNINYVISSDGPYRAELERFINQNELQQYVTFTGVVERNDLPSLYRLADIFVMPTRILANNDVEGFGIVYLEANAFGKPVVAYNSGGVSDAVLHKKTGVLVEPKKPAEIAKCVINLLTDSLYANMLGEQGMARVKAEFNWEIKAQRFRDIL from the coding sequence ATGCTGAAAACACTACTAATAACAACTGATTTTCCCCCAAAAATAGGAGGGGTATCTGAGTATCTTTCACAGATATGCTCCCGATTACCAAGAGAAGAAATTACTGTTCTGACGACTATTGAAAGTGGTTCAGATGTTTTTGATGCAAAACAGAATTATAATATTATAAGAAGCAGATTTTTTACTACATGGCGAATAATCTGGCCAAAATGGCTACTTCTTTTAAAGACGGTATCAAGCATAATGAGAAATAATGATTATCAGCAAATCCTTGTCGGGCAAATTCTGCCGGTAGGAACAGTGGCTTTACTGATCAATTTTCTGTTTAAAATTCCGTATATTGTATCAACCCACGCCATGGATATTACAATACTTGAATCGTCAACAAGAAAAACATGGCTGGCAAAAAAGATATTGAACAGGAGTACCAAAATAGTTACAGTCAGTCACTATACAAAAAGTAAAATATTAGATTTAGGGATACAAGATAATAGAATTATTATTATTTCTCCCGGAACAGATATCCTTGAAAATAATTCGAATGATTCACGCAGAGAAATATCTGATCGGTACAACCTGAGCGGAAAACGAATATTGCTAACCGTCGGGCGTATCATTGAGCGGAAAGGTCATATGGATGTGCTTAAAGCATTGCCAGAAATTGTAAAACACATCCCGAACATTAACTATGTCATCTCGTCTGATGGGCCTTATCGTGCTGAGCTGGAAAGATTCATTAATCAGAATGAATTACAACAGTATGTAACATTTACCGGTGTCGTCGAACGGAATGATTTGCCAAGTTTGTACCGGTTGGCTGATATATTTGTGATGCCGACAAGAATACTTGCCAATAACGATGTTGAGGGGTTTGGTATTGTATATCTTGAGGCGAATGCGTTCGGCAAGCCGGTTGTAGCATATAATTCCGGAGGAGTCAGTGATGCAGTCTTACATAAAAAAACAGGAGTATTGGTTGAACCGAAAAAACCAGCTGAGATTGCAAAGTGTGTTATAAATTTACTTACCGATTCTTTGTATGCAAATATGCTTGGTGAGCAGGGGATGGCACGTGTAAAAGCTGAGTTCAATTGGGAAATAAAAGCTCAAAGATTTAGAGATATTTTGTAA